The following proteins are co-located in the Pseudomonas synxantha genome:
- a CDS encoding histone deacetylase, protein MPLPLIYHEDYSPEFPADHRFPMDKFRLLRDHLVDTGLTQDSQLLRPQLCPADILALAHEPGYIERYMSGQLSREDQRRLGLPWSEALARRTVRAVGGSILAAEQALEHGLACHLAGGTHHAHYDYPAGFCIFNDLAVISHYLLASGRVNRVLIFDCDVHQGDGTARILHDTPDAITVSLHCEKNFPARKAQSDWDIPLPIGMGDADYLKVVDDTLNYLLPLYQPDLVLYDAGVDVHKDDALGYLKLTDEGVAARDESVMRHCLGRDIPVMGVIGGGYSKDRLALARRHGILHHSAQRVWASSGCH, encoded by the coding sequence ATGCCTTTGCCATTGATCTACCACGAAGACTACAGCCCCGAGTTCCCGGCGGACCACCGGTTCCCCATGGACAAGTTTCGCCTGCTGCGCGACCACTTGGTGGACACTGGCTTGACCCAAGACAGCCAATTGCTGCGCCCGCAATTGTGTCCAGCGGATATCCTGGCCCTGGCCCATGAACCTGGGTATATCGAACGCTACATGAGCGGCCAATTGTCCCGCGAAGATCAGCGCCGCCTCGGCCTGCCCTGGAGCGAAGCACTGGCGCGGCGTACCGTGCGCGCGGTAGGCGGCTCGATACTGGCGGCTGAACAAGCCCTCGAACATGGCCTGGCCTGCCATTTGGCCGGCGGCACCCATCACGCCCACTACGATTACCCTGCGGGCTTCTGCATCTTCAATGACCTGGCAGTGATCAGCCATTACCTGCTGGCCAGCGGTCGGGTCAATCGCGTGTTGATCTTCGATTGCGACGTGCACCAGGGCGATGGCACCGCACGCATCCTCCACGACACGCCGGACGCCATCACCGTGTCGCTGCACTGCGAAAAAAACTTTCCGGCGCGCAAGGCCCAGAGTGATTGGGATATCCCGCTGCCCATAGGCATGGGCGATGCCGACTACCTCAAGGTGGTGGACGACACGCTCAACTACCTGTTGCCGCTCTACCAGCCCGACCTGGTGCTGTACGACGCCGGCGTGGATGTGCACAAGGATGACGCCCTCGGTTACCTCAAGCTGACGGATGAGGGCGTCGCCGCCCGTGATGAAAGCGTGATGCGCCACTGCCTGGGTCGCGACATTCCGGTGATGGGCGTGATCGGCGGCGGCTACAGCAAGGACCGCCTGGCCCTGGCCCGCCGCCACGGCATCCTGCACCACAGCGCCCAGCGGGTATGGGCGTCATCAGGTTGTCACTGA
- a CDS encoding TIGR03862 family flavoprotein: MPKTSSHHVTIIGGGPAGLMAAEVLSQAGVRVDLYDGMPSVGRKFLLAGVGGMNITHSEDYPAFVSRYAERAPHMAPLLRAFGAQALCEWIHGLGIETFIGTSGRVFPTDMKAAPLLRAWLKRLRDQGVIIHTRHRWLGWNAEGGLLIHSPDGDKVVHSDAVLLALGGGSWSRLGSDGAWLKLLENKGVPYVRLQPSNCGFDVSAWSELLVSKFAGAPLKNVAIGLADDLPRLGECVITATGIEGSLIYALSAPIREAINRDGSATVHIDLLPSKSLDKIQTALAKSRGSRSMSKHLHSQLGLDGVKAALLRELAPAGHFNDPAKLAVDIKALPLTLVQTRPLDEAISTAGGVPFETLDERLMLKQVPGVFCAGEMLDWEAPTGGYLLTGCFASGYMSGQGILAWLEASGD, from the coding sequence ATGCCCAAGACCTCTTCTCATCACGTCACCATTATCGGCGGCGGCCCCGCCGGGCTGATGGCCGCTGAGGTCTTGAGCCAGGCAGGCGTGCGGGTGGACCTGTACGACGGCATGCCCTCGGTGGGGCGCAAATTCCTGCTTGCCGGTGTGGGCGGGATGAACATCACCCACTCCGAGGACTACCCTGCGTTTGTCTCCCGCTACGCCGAACGTGCGCCGCATATGGCACCGTTGCTGCGGGCGTTCGGGGCGCAAGCGTTGTGCGAATGGATTCACGGCCTGGGCATCGAAACCTTTATCGGCACCTCCGGGCGCGTATTTCCTACCGACATGAAAGCCGCTCCCCTGCTGCGAGCCTGGCTTAAGCGGCTAAGGGACCAAGGCGTGATTATCCACACTCGGCATCGCTGGCTGGGCTGGAATGCCGAAGGCGGCCTACTTATCCACAGCCCGGACGGAGACAAAGTTGTCCACAGCGATGCTGTGCTACTCGCTCTGGGTGGCGGCAGTTGGTCGCGCCTGGGTTCTGACGGGGCTTGGCTCAAGCTGCTGGAAAATAAAGGCGTGCCCTACGTGCGCTTGCAACCGAGCAACTGCGGTTTCGACGTGTCAGCCTGGAGTGAGTTGCTGGTCAGCAAATTCGCTGGGGCACCGTTGAAAAACGTCGCCATTGGCCTGGCCGATGACCTGCCTCGGCTCGGTGAATGCGTGATCACTGCCACGGGCATCGAAGGTAGTTTGATCTACGCACTGTCGGCCCCCATTCGTGAAGCGATCAACCGCGACGGTTCAGCCACGGTGCATATCGACCTGCTGCCGAGTAAATCGCTGGACAAAATACAGACGGCATTGGCCAAGTCCCGCGGCTCGCGGTCGATGAGTAAGCACCTGCACAGTCAGTTGGGCTTGGATGGGGTCAAGGCGGCGCTGTTGCGCGAGTTGGCACCGGCTGGACATTTCAATGATCCGGCGAAATTGGCTGTGGATATCAAGGCGCTGCCCCTGACACTAGTGCAAACCCGACCGCTGGATGAAGCAATCAGTACCGCAGGCGGCGTACCCTTTGAAACATTGGACGAACGACTGATGCTCAAGCAAGTGCCTGGCGTTTTTTGTGCGGGGGAAATGCTCGATTGGGAAGCGCCGACCGGTGGGTATTTGTTAACGGGGTGCTTTGCCAGTGGGTACATGAGCGGACAAGGCATACTGGCATGGCTGGAGGCGTCAGGTGACTGA
- a CDS encoding DEAD/DEAH box helicase: MTFATLGLIEPLLRALETLGYQTPTPVQAQAIPAVLAGRDLMAAAQTGTGKTAGFALPLLQLLTMEGPKVAANSARALILCPTRELAEQVHASVAEYAQHLPLTTYAVYGGVSINPQMMKLRKGVDILVATPGRLIDLFRQNALKLNQLQTLVLDEADRMLDLGFSEELANIYRMLPKKRQTLLFSATFSDDIRLLAGQMLNDPLSIEVSPRNVAANTVKQWVVPVDKKRKAELFVHLMRKGRWKQVLVFAKTRNGVDALVDKLQGLGINADGIHGDKPQATRQRALDRFKASEVQILVATDVAARGLDIEDLPLVVNFDLPIVAEDYIHRIGRTGRAGNTGEAISLVCADEVNMLSAIEMLTRQTLTRKMEPDFEPEHRVPDTDASGQVVKKPKKPKKPKTSGGGGKRNLGKWVDSGEVAPAEPSIKPVRKVPVFNTGPRKRK; encoded by the coding sequence ATGACTTTCGCCACCCTTGGCCTGATCGAACCCTTGCTGCGCGCCCTTGAGACGCTTGGCTACCAGACCCCGACGCCGGTGCAGGCGCAAGCCATTCCGGCGGTGCTGGCCGGTCGCGACCTGATGGCTGCGGCCCAGACCGGCACCGGCAAGACCGCAGGCTTCGCCTTGCCGTTGCTGCAATTGCTGACCATGGAAGGGCCGAAAGTCGCCGCCAACTCGGCGCGCGCGCTGATCCTGTGCCCGACCCGCGAACTGGCTGAGCAGGTTCACGCCAGCGTCGCCGAGTACGCCCAGCATCTACCGCTGACCACTTACGCGGTGTACGGCGGCGTGAGCATCAACCCGCAGATGATGAAGCTGCGCAAGGGCGTCGACATCCTGGTTGCCACCCCTGGCCGCCTGATCGACCTGTTCCGCCAGAACGCGCTGAAACTCAACCAGCTGCAAACCCTGGTGCTCGACGAAGCCGACCGCATGCTCGACCTGGGCTTCTCCGAAGAACTGGCGAATATCTATCGGATGCTGCCGAAAAAGCGCCAGACCTTGCTGTTTTCCGCGACCTTTTCCGACGACATCCGCCTGCTCGCCGGGCAGATGCTCAACGACCCGCTGAGCATCGAAGTGAGCCCGCGCAACGTCGCCGCCAACACCGTCAAGCAGTGGGTGGTGCCGGTGGACAAAAAGCGCAAGGCCGAGCTGTTCGTGCATCTGATGCGCAAAGGCCGCTGGAAGCAGGTGCTGGTGTTCGCCAAGACCCGCAACGGCGTTGACGCACTGGTGGACAAGTTGCAGGGCCTGGGCATCAATGCCGACGGCATCCATGGCGACAAGCCCCAGGCCACCCGCCAACGCGCGCTGGACCGCTTCAAGGCCAGCGAGGTGCAGATCCTGGTCGCCACCGACGTGGCAGCCCGTGGCCTGGATATCGAAGATCTGCCGCTGGTGGTCAACTTTGATCTGCCAATCGTGGCCGAGGACTACATCCACCGTATCGGTCGTACCGGTCGTGCGGGCAACACCGGTGAGGCGATTTCCCTGGTGTGTGCCGACGAGGTGAACATGCTTTCGGCCATCGAGATGCTGACCCGCCAGACCTTGACCCGCAAGATGGAGCCGGATTTCGAGCCGGAGCATCGTGTGCCGGATACCGATGCCAGCGGCCAGGTGGTGAAGAAACCGAAAAAGCCGAAGAAACCTAAAACGTCCGGCGGCGGCGGCAAGCGCAACCTGGGCAAGTGGGTGGACAGTGGTGAAGTGGCGCCGGCAGAGCCCTCGATCAAACCGGTGCGCAAGGTGCCAGTGTTCAATACCGGGCCGCGCAAGAGGAAGTAA
- the yedA gene encoding drug/metabolite exporter YedA gives MPGPRRFPLPLIAAFFALYVIWGSTYLVIRIGVEYWPPLLLAGIRFCTAGVLMYGFLRWRGVPAPTWPQWKAAGMIGILLLTVGNGGVSVAEHMGVSSGVAALAVATVPLFTLLCGFFWGARNTRLEWAGVILGIIGIAMLNMGSTLQSSPLGAVLLLAAAASWAFGSVWSRHLPLPQGAMASAAEMLVAGVALLCVSALSGEHLQAMPPLEGWLALAYLTVFGSIIAFNAYMYLLKHVRPAAATSYAYVNPAVAVLLGIVFVGETIGLEEALAMLVIISAVLLISLPQWRKPKAEIR, from the coding sequence ATGCCTGGCCCACGTCGTTTTCCCTTACCGTTGATCGCCGCGTTTTTTGCCTTGTATGTGATCTGGGGTTCCACTTACCTGGTGATCCGTATCGGCGTGGAGTACTGGCCGCCGCTGTTGCTGGCGGGCATTCGGTTTTGCACGGCAGGCGTGTTGATGTATGGCTTCCTCCGGTGGCGCGGGGTGCCGGCGCCGACGTGGCCGCAGTGGAAGGCGGCCGGGATGATCGGCATTTTGTTGCTCACCGTGGGCAATGGCGGCGTCAGCGTGGCCGAACATATGGGCGTGTCGTCCGGCGTGGCGGCACTGGCCGTGGCCACCGTGCCACTGTTCACGCTGCTGTGTGGTTTTTTCTGGGGCGCACGTAATACGCGGCTGGAATGGGCCGGGGTGATCCTGGGCATCATCGGCATTGCCATGCTCAATATGGGCAGTACCCTGCAATCAAGCCCATTGGGTGCGGTCTTGCTACTGGCGGCGGCGGCCTCCTGGGCCTTCGGTTCGGTATGGAGCCGACACTTGCCGCTGCCCCAAGGCGCCATGGCCAGTGCCGCGGAAATGCTGGTGGCCGGCGTGGCGCTGCTGTGCGTCAGCGCGCTCTCCGGTGAGCACCTGCAGGCCATGCCACCGCTGGAAGGCTGGCTGGCCCTGGCCTACCTGACGGTGTTCGGCTCGATTATCGCCTTCAACGCCTATATGTATCTGCTCAAGCACGTGCGCCCGGCGGCGGCGACCAGCTATGCCTACGTGAACCCGGCGGTGGCGGTGTTGCTGGGGATTGTGTTCGTTGGCGAGACCATCGGCCTGGAAGAAGCCCTGGCGATGCTGGTGATCATCAGCGCCGTGCTGTTGATCAGCCTGCCCCAGTGGCGTAAGCCCAAGGCGGAAATAAGGTAA
- a CDS encoding Lrp/AsnC family transcriptional regulator has product MDKYDRMLLSALLEDGRASYAQLARTVNLSAPAVAERVAKLEASGVITGYQAKVDLSKVGLPIQCVIELRLTNHGSQKVYDALAEIPELTECHRVTGDPCVIMQAAVGTMPQLEDLINRVAKFGFSKTSIILSSAIERRVPLGQLEANGKHGG; this is encoded by the coding sequence ATGGACAAATACGACCGCATGCTCCTCAGCGCCCTGCTCGAAGACGGCCGTGCGTCCTACGCGCAACTGGCCCGCACGGTGAACCTCTCCGCCCCCGCCGTGGCCGAACGGGTCGCCAAACTGGAAGCCAGCGGCGTGATCACCGGCTACCAGGCCAAGGTGGATTTGTCCAAAGTCGGTTTGCCGATCCAGTGTGTGATCGAACTGAGGCTGACCAATCACGGCAGCCAGAAGGTTTACGACGCCCTGGCTGAAATTCCCGAGCTGACCGAATGCCACCGGGTCACGGGTGATCCGTGCGTGATCATGCAAGCGGCGGTGGGCACCATGCCGCAGCTGGAAGACCTGATTAATCGGGTGGCCAAGTTTGGGTTCAGCAAGACCTCGATTATTTTGTCCAGCGCCATAGAGCGGCGGGTGCCGTTGGGGCAGTTGGAAGCCAATGGGAAACATGGTGGCTGA
- a CDS encoding DUF6124 family protein has product MVKVTPDPPKSKPGFLSEDALLHRRAIDYYLKASAPDAPIFILNDNLSFEEALAHAADLLHCAVETAHASGEVVKAPQRAVMHLVEMAKGVVDQALACTQPR; this is encoded by the coding sequence ATGGTCAAAGTCACCCCCGATCCACCCAAGTCCAAACCCGGCTTCCTCAGCGAAGACGCCCTGCTCCACCGTCGCGCCATCGATTACTACCTCAAGGCGTCCGCTCCGGATGCACCCATTTTTATCCTGAATGACAACCTGAGCTTCGAAGAGGCCTTGGCCCATGCGGCGGATTTGTTGCATTGCGCGGTGGAGACGGCTCATGCCTCGGGAGAGGTAGTGAAGGCGCCACAGCGGGCGGTGATGCATTTGGTGGAGATGGCGAAGGGAGTGGTGGACCAGGCGTTGGCGTGCACACAGCCTCGATAG
- a CDS encoding PolC-type DNA polymerase III yields the protein MERIAVIDFETTGITPSSHCRATEIGVVILERGQIVDRYQSLMNAGVRVPAFIEQLTGISNAMLRSAPPAERVMNEVNEFVGTTPLMAHNAAFDQKFWDFELGLIRRTRLQKFACSLLLARRLMPAAPNHKLGTLNAYAKLPHTGQAHRALADAEMAANLTAHLAQELRQTHGLRELSHDLLCTLQKVPAAKINEHLKKHRGF from the coding sequence TTGGAACGTATAGCGGTCATCGACTTTGAAACCACCGGCATCACCCCGAGCAGCCACTGCCGGGCTACGGAGATTGGCGTCGTCATCCTCGAGCGCGGACAAATCGTGGATCGCTACCAGAGCCTGATGAACGCCGGCGTGCGCGTACCGGCTTTTATCGAACAACTCACCGGCATCAGCAACGCCATGCTGCGCAGCGCGCCACCGGCTGAGCGGGTGATGAACGAAGTCAACGAGTTCGTCGGTACCACGCCCTTGATGGCGCACAACGCCGCCTTCGACCAGAAGTTCTGGGACTTTGAGCTGGGCCTGATCCGCCGCACCCGCCTGCAGAAATTCGCCTGCTCCCTGCTGCTGGCCCGCCGCCTCATGCCGGCTGCGCCCAACCACAAGCTCGGCACCCTCAACGCCTACGCCAAATTGCCCCACACCGGCCAGGCTCACCGGGCGCTGGCGGATGCGGAAATGGCCGCCAACCTGACCGCCCACCTGGCCCAGGAACTGCGCCAGACCCACGGCCTGCGTGAACTGTCCCATGACCTGTTATGCACCTTGCAGAAAGTGCCTGCCGCCAAAATCAATGAGCACCTGAAAAAGCATCGCGGGTTCTAA
- a CDS encoding NYN domain-containing protein, producing the protein MKKIAVFADVQNLYYTVRQAYGCHFNYAALWADISARGQIVEAYAYAIDRGDSKQQQFQQILRNLGFTVKLKPYIQRSDGSAKGDWDVGITIDIMDAADHVDEIVLASGDGDFDMLLDRVIHKHGVEAVAYGVPGLTANSLIRAASRYVPIEGALLLK; encoded by the coding sequence GTGAAGAAAATTGCGGTGTTCGCCGATGTACAAAACCTCTATTACACCGTGCGCCAGGCCTATGGCTGCCACTTCAACTACGCCGCCCTGTGGGCTGACATCAGCGCCCGCGGGCAGATCGTCGAGGCCTATGCCTATGCCATCGACCGTGGCGACAGCAAGCAGCAGCAATTCCAGCAGATCCTGCGCAACCTGGGCTTTACGGTAAAACTCAAACCGTATATCCAGCGCAGCGACGGTTCGGCCAAGGGTGATTGGGACGTAGGCATCACCATCGACATCATGGACGCCGCCGACCATGTCGACGAAATCGTGCTGGCCTCCGGTGACGGTGATTTCGACATGCTGCTTGACCGTGTCATTCACAAGCATGGTGTCGAAGCCGTGGCTTATGGCGTGCCCGGGCTGACGGCCAATTCATTGATCCGCGCCGCCAGCCGCTACGTGCCGATCGAAGGCGCGTTGCTGCTCAAATAA
- a CDS encoding DUF2076 domain-containing protein, producing MNSEEQTLIDGLFSRLQQAETDSAPRDAQAEARIKEHMTRQPAAGYYMTQSLLVQEHALQALDAQNKQQAQQIQQLQDELQRAKSTQPAPASGGGFLSSIFGGSSRDPQPAPSNSGGGWREPARPSFNPPAPQQNYQQPQAPAAAPVGSGFLGGAMKTAAGVAGGVLLAEGISSLFHHNQQPQVVEEIIEQPAPASDQGDWGNDDQKFAGNDSWGSNNADSFADSDYSDDSSSFGDDDSFV from the coding sequence ATGAACAGCGAAGAGCAAACCCTGATCGATGGACTGTTTTCACGGTTACAGCAAGCCGAAACGGACTCAGCCCCCCGCGACGCCCAGGCCGAAGCGCGGATCAAGGAGCACATGACTCGCCAACCGGCCGCCGGGTACTACATGACCCAGTCGTTACTGGTGCAGGAACACGCGCTTCAGGCTCTGGATGCGCAAAACAAGCAGCAGGCGCAACAGATCCAGCAATTGCAGGACGAACTGCAGCGGGCCAAGTCGACGCAACCGGCGCCGGCCAGTGGTGGTGGGTTTCTGTCGAGCATCTTTGGCGGTAGCTCCCGCGATCCGCAACCTGCGCCGAGCAACTCCGGTGGCGGCTGGCGTGAGCCGGCGCGGCCATCGTTCAACCCGCCTGCACCGCAGCAGAACTACCAGCAACCGCAAGCACCGGCCGCCGCGCCGGTGGGCAGCGGTTTTCTCGGCGGCGCCATGAAGACCGCTGCCGGTGTGGCCGGTGGTGTGTTGCTCGCCGAAGGCATCAGCAGCCTGTTCCATCACAACCAGCAGCCGCAGGTGGTGGAAGAAATCATTGAACAACCGGCACCGGCCAGTGACCAGGGTGACTGGGGCAACGATGACCAGAAGTTTGCCGGCAATGACAGTTGGGGCAGCAACAATGCTGACAGCTTCGCTGACAGCGATTATTCCGACGATTCCTCTTCCTTTGGCGACGACGATTCCTTCGTCTGA
- a CDS encoding YciC family protein has protein sequence MNPLDVLRDSLRFTQRNLGAIVQLCLPLVILEALLQQILDHTLGPDAFPGYSVVVGLLVYPLYTGALILFLDARTRGESPRIKDVWAMALSLWPRFALLTALSTLLILLGLSLYFLPGLWLMVVLAFAEYLLVLRGMPALEAMKESFRLTRGHFWRILVCLLCVMTPLWLLKGASVAAYPEPAPWLGLLMDSAHSFLQLFTSVVLFRLFMLIGGDADAR, from the coding sequence ATGAATCCGTTAGACGTTTTGCGCGACTCCTTGCGTTTTACCCAGCGCAACCTGGGCGCCATCGTGCAGTTGTGCCTGCCGTTGGTGATCCTCGAAGCCCTGCTGCAACAGATACTGGACCACACGCTGGGCCCGGATGCATTTCCCGGCTACAGCGTGGTCGTGGGTTTATTGGTGTACCCGCTGTACACCGGCGCCCTGATCCTGTTTCTCGACGCCCGCACCCGTGGCGAATCGCCCCGTATCAAGGACGTGTGGGCCATGGCCTTGAGCCTGTGGCCGCGCTTTGCCCTGCTGACGGCCCTGAGCACGTTGTTGATCTTGCTCGGCCTGTCGCTGTATTTCCTGCCGGGCTTGTGGCTGATGGTGGTGCTGGCGTTTGCCGAATACCTGCTGGTGCTGCGCGGCATGCCGGCCCTGGAGGCGATGAAGGAGAGTTTTCGCCTGACCCGCGGGCATTTCTGGCGCATCCTGGTGTGCCTGCTGTGCGTGATGACCCCGTTGTGGCTGCTCAAGGGCGCCAGCGTGGCGGCCTACCCTGAGCCCGCGCCGTGGCTGGGGTTGCTGATGGACAGTGCCCACAGCTTCCTGCAATTGTTCACCAGCGTGGTGCTGTTCCGTTTATTCATGTTGATCGGTGGCGACGCCGACGCGCGGTGA
- a CDS encoding endonuclease/exonuclease/phosphatase family protein, with protein MTRLLRITLLSLLIIAGLLAALIHSLTWRPADKETLPVSCVAPRAPTLLPGQALKVMTWNVQYLAGKNYVFWYDTPDGSGPDDRPTIEDMAFSLDEVARVIRDEQPDILLLQEIDEGAKPSHYQDQLALLQERLVDLYPCSAQAFDWKADFVPNLHIFGSVGRKLATLSRYQIEHAERLQLPAADANFISRQFQPKPALLLTYLPLSDGGQLAVLNTRLEAGIPGRGAMQEQVEATVKLLDKFEGRGTPWLIGGDFNLLPLGQFLRLDAQKRGQYSPDSELHLLWDKYPMIPSNNESSGINREQWLSYYPNDPSLDGPDRTLDYLFFSPRIKRVEAKVRQEDTLRISNHMPVIARFLLPATF; from the coding sequence ATGACCCGTTTATTGCGCATCACCCTGTTGAGCCTGTTGATCATCGCCGGCCTGCTGGCGGCGCTGATCCACAGCTTGACCTGGCGCCCCGCCGACAAAGAGACCTTGCCCGTCAGTTGCGTGGCGCCCCGCGCCCCGACCCTGCTGCCGGGGCAGGCGCTCAAGGTGATGACCTGGAACGTGCAATACCTGGCCGGCAAGAACTACGTGTTCTGGTACGACACCCCCGACGGCAGCGGCCCGGATGACCGCCCCACCATTGAAGACATGGCATTCAGCCTCGACGAAGTGGCACGGGTGATCCGCGACGAACAGCCCGATATCCTGTTGCTGCAAGAGATTGACGAGGGCGCCAAACCCTCTCACTACCAGGACCAGCTGGCGCTGTTGCAGGAGCGCCTGGTCGACCTCTACCCCTGCAGCGCCCAGGCGTTCGACTGGAAAGCCGACTTTGTACCCAACCTGCACATTTTCGGCAGCGTCGGCCGCAAGCTGGCGACACTGAGCCGCTACCAGATCGAACATGCTGAGCGCCTGCAATTGCCGGCCGCCGACGCCAACTTCATCAGCCGCCAGTTCCAGCCCAAGCCCGCCTTGCTGTTGACCTACCTGCCGCTGAGCGACGGTGGCCAGCTGGCGGTGCTCAATACGCGGCTAGAGGCCGGCATACCCGGACGCGGTGCCATGCAAGAGCAAGTCGAGGCCACGGTGAAGCTGCTGGACAAGTTCGAAGGCCGCGGCACGCCATGGCTGATCGGGGGAGATTTCAACTTATTGCCACTGGGGCAGTTCCTGCGTTTGGATGCGCAAAAACGCGGGCAGTACTCGCCGGACAGTGAGCTGCACCTGCTGTGGGACAAATACCCGATGATCCCGAGTAACAATGAATCCAGCGGAATAAACCGTGAGCAATGGTTGAGCTATTACCCTAATGATCCGAGCCTGGACGGCCCGGACCGCACCTTGGATTACCTGTTCTTCAGCCCAAGGATCAAGCGGGTGGAGGCGAAAGTACGGCAGGAAGATACATTGCGTATTTCCAACCATATGCCAGTGATCGCTCGTTTTCTCCTGCCCGCTACGTTTTAA
- a CDS encoding GNAT family N-acetyltransferase, which yields MLTNEHTKRIIRVGQITGAAAHVIVDRSEIAVHLESGTACFELQSAHGDFKIIDPSCSASNMAIETSTSLSHVLAALEAWFADNPLRDRVEVLLPDPLSAQLCELGIAVFQNEKCLVTAEMFWQLSLPWCSKGMINSYPLCYAESGESNIPVRPQQPTGDVYARYIPWLGKTLTFKVADIDRDLVQFNRWMNDPRVSFFWEEEGNLDYHRAFLETQLADSRVIPLIGFFDAQPFGYFEVYWAKEDRLAPFCQATDFDRGFHLLVGEEAFRGRQWLEAWYPSLLHYMFLDDVRTQRVMAEPRADNERLLRCSEMLGFEKLKEFDFPHKRAALISLSRTTFFGSAQQLSGSRLSD from the coding sequence ATGCTTACGAACGAACATACAAAGCGAATCATAAGGGTTGGCCAGATTACCGGGGCAGCAGCCCATGTCATCGTTGATCGCTCAGAAATCGCCGTGCATCTTGAGTCCGGGACCGCCTGTTTCGAATTACAGAGCGCGCACGGCGATTTTAAAATTATTGACCCCTCTTGCTCAGCCAGCAACATGGCCATTGAGACATCAACCTCTCTCAGTCACGTGCTCGCGGCGCTCGAGGCATGGTTTGCTGATAACCCTCTGCGCGACAGGGTCGAGGTGCTGTTGCCTGATCCATTGAGTGCCCAACTGTGCGAATTGGGCATCGCCGTCTTTCAGAATGAAAAGTGTTTGGTAACGGCTGAGATGTTTTGGCAGTTGTCATTGCCATGGTGCTCGAAGGGCATGATCAACAGTTATCCACTTTGTTATGCCGAGTCGGGAGAGTCCAACATCCCGGTTCGCCCTCAGCAGCCTACCGGTGACGTTTACGCCAGGTATATTCCCTGGCTCGGTAAAACCCTGACTTTCAAAGTGGCTGATATTGACAGGGACCTAGTCCAGTTCAATCGCTGGATGAATGACCCCCGGGTTTCATTTTTCTGGGAGGAAGAGGGGAACCTGGACTATCACCGGGCGTTCCTTGAGACGCAGCTTGCCGACTCGCGGGTTATTCCTCTCATCGGCTTTTTTGATGCGCAGCCATTTGGCTATTTTGAGGTGTATTGGGCCAAGGAGGACAGGCTCGCGCCGTTTTGCCAGGCGACGGACTTTGACCGTGGCTTCCACCTGCTGGTGGGCGAAGAGGCCTTCAGGGGTCGCCAATGGTTGGAGGCCTGGTACCCGTCCTTGCTCCACTACATGTTTCTTGATGACGTTCGCACCCAACGCGTTATGGCTGAGCCCCGCGCAGACAATGAACGTTTGTTGCGTTGCAGCGAAATGCTCGGCTTCGAGAAACTCAAGGAGTTTGACTTCCCACACAAGCGAGCGGCGCTGATCAGTCTGTCCAGGACCACCTTCTTTGGCAGTGCACAACAACTCTCGGGAAGTCGACTTTCAGATTGA